The Bacteroidota bacterium genome includes a region encoding these proteins:
- a CDS encoding transcriptional regulator, which yields MRNEELIKLLEELVAHPIETQWIEFKMGAGSITNEQIGEYVSAMSNGATISNQPFGYLVWGVDDDTHEVKGTNFCFTTAKQGNQDLELWVRNLLHPKINFEIFEFAYHGNNVVMLRIPSAKGEPTHFKKKPFIRIGSNKTDLRNFPEYVRIIYNSLEDWSTKIIDSASIPDLDTDAIAVAREKFKEKSSKAKYYNEIDNWDTQTFLDKAKVTINGKITNAAILLLGKEEASHYLLPSIAEITWKLETEEKAYEHFSCPLLLNTSQVLKNIRNIKYKFFPDNELLATTVDKYDTRTILEAMHNCIAHQDYSLNRRIIVTEKIDKLIFANAGSFFEGNPDDYSAGDKTPDKYRNPWLAQAMVNLGMIDTLGYGIHTMYLSQKNRYFPLPDYLLSESQKVILQIYGHSIDENYSKLLIERKDLSLSNVVLLDRVQKKLDITKEAAVSLRKEGLIEGRNPNYFVSASVAEATGQEVDYIKMRGIDDDYIQKVITDYLKKFKEGKRQNFESVLLEKLPDILSIEQKRTKIKNNLQALRKKGIIEINGKIWKMSKNG from the coding sequence ATGAGAAATGAAGAATTAATTAAACTTTTAGAGGAGTTAGTTGCTCACCCAATAGAAACCCAGTGGATTGAATTTAAAATGGGTGCTGGCAGTATTACCAACGAACAAATTGGCGAGTATGTTTCGGCAATGAGCAATGGTGCTACCATTAGCAATCAGCCATTTGGCTATTTGGTTTGGGGAGTTGATGATGATACCCACGAAGTTAAAGGAACAAATTTTTGTTTTACTACTGCCAAACAAGGAAATCAAGATTTAGAATTATGGGTACGCAATTTATTACATCCAAAAATTAATTTTGAAATATTTGAGTTTGCTTATCACGGTAATAATGTAGTAATGCTTCGTATTCCTTCTGCCAAAGGCGAACCAACACACTTTAAGAAAAAGCCATTTATCAGAATTGGTAGTAATAAAACCGATTTGCGAAATTTTCCTGAGTATGTGCGTATAATCTACAATTCACTTGAAGATTGGAGTACAAAAATAATTGATAGTGCAAGTATTCCTGATTTAGATACTGATGCTATTGCTGTTGCAAGAGAAAAATTTAAGGAAAAAAGCAGTAAAGCAAAATACTATAACGAAATTGATAATTGGGATACTCAAACTTTCTTAGATAAGGCAAAAGTTACTATAAATGGTAAAATTACAAATGCAGCAATTTTGCTTTTAGGCAAGGAAGAAGCATCGCATTATCTTCTGCCATCAATTGCAGAAATAACGTGGAAATTAGAAACAGAAGAAAAAGCTTATGAGCATTTTTCTTGCCCGTTACTTTTAAATACTTCACAAGTTTTGAAGAATATTAGAAATATAAAGTATAAATTTTTTCCTGATAATGAATTGCTTGCAACTACTGTGGACAAATATGATACTCGTACTATTTTAGAAGCAATGCACAATTGTATTGCACATCAAGATTATTCACTAAACCGTAGAATCATTGTAACCGAAAAAATTGACAAACTAATATTTGCTAATGCAGGTAGTTTCTTTGAAGGAAATCCAGATGATTATTCAGCAGGTGATAAAACACCTGATAAATACCGAAATCCTTGGTTGGCACAAGCAATGGTTAATTTAGGAATGATAGATACTTTGGGTTATGGAATTCATACAATGTATCTTTCTCAAAAGAATAGATATTTTCCACTGCCCGATTATTTGCTTTCAGAATCACAAAAGGTTATTCTGCAAATTTATGGTCATTCAATAGATGAAAATTATTCCAAACTATTAATTGAGAGGAAAGATTTATCCTTATCAAATGTTGTTTTGTTAGATAGAGTTCAGAAAAAATTAGACATTACCAAAGAAGCAGCCGTATCGTTACGTAAAGAAGGACTTATTGAAGGACGTAATCCAAATTACTTTGTTTCGGCATCGGTAGCCGAAGCCACAGGGCAAGAAGTTGATTATATAAAAATGAGAGGTATTGATGATGACTACATACAGAAAGTAATAACTGATTATTTAAAAAAGTTTAAAGAAGGCAAAAGACAAAATTTTGAATCTGTTTTATTAGAAAAACTTCCTGATATATTAAGTATTGAACAAAAACGAACTAAGATTAAAAATAATCTTCAGGCTCTAAGAAAAAAAGGAATAATTGAGATAAATGGTAAAATTTGGAAAATGTCTAAAAATGGATAA